ATTTTTTCAATTCTTCCCTGGCAGCTTCCGTACTTCCCACTCCTAAGACTTTAAAACCATCTTCTTCCATAACCTGAATCTCAGGTGATACGATCCTGGAACAACCTGACTCTTTAGCAAATGACAGCACCATCCTGGCAATATCCCTTGCCATGGGAGGATATGGAGTGAATTCTGAGAGAAATACAACGATCTTAGCCTCTTCACTGGCATATATCCTGGCAGGTAATTTTGGTTTTGAATCATATACCATGGTAACAGGAGGGAATTCATCAGCATCAAGACCGCATATCTGGTCAAGGTTCAGGGTGTTGATCAGATAGCTTGCCACAATAGAATTTATTATATTTGTTGAGGGAAAACCATTTATTATAGTGGCATTTTGTAGATTCATTTCTTTAAATTTATACATTGTTATTTCCATTTTTTCACCTGACACAAATCTTTTCGCTTTGAATTTAACTTATTCGATTTAACCTTAGATGTCTTTATTTCCCATCCCCTTCTCCACTGCCTCACGGATAATATACCCCGCTTTATGCAGTATAGTATCCCCCAATTGTGTATCCCGTTCCATGCTGGCTGTGCAGGGATAGGCATGGTGGGTCTCAGATACCATCTCCTTATAATCTGCAGTATCGGTCCATTTCAGCTTCTTGGCCACGAACCAGGTGCATCCGCAGGGCGCATCCCGCAGTACCACCACATGGTTTATCATCCTGCCGTCTTCGCTTAACTCGATCACAAGTTCTGGCTTTCCGAACCCCATATCCACGAACTCATCGATAACCGGTTTGCCGGTCTTTTTCAATGAGCAAAAAGGTTTAGGGAACTCACTTTCCACACCCATGGATTCCAGTTTATCCTGAATTTGTTTCTGTAATCCAAGCGGCGCCCATCCTGGCTCATCAACAGGTACGATCACTGCTTTTGCACCAGTGGAAGTCGCAAGTTTGGGTAAACCAGTTAGCAAATCCGGATGGATGCCGATGGCCAGAATAAGGTCACAGGCTCCCATAAGTGGTATGAAATCTTCCGGTTCTTCGATAAAATCAGGCAGATCGGATGGCAGTTCATGAACCTCAACAATCCTATCTGCAAAGGATTGTCTCAAGCTTCGGCACTTATCGCACAGGTCACCGCAGGACACACAGAACATGCTGGGATTTACCAGGTTGCTCACCACCTTTTTGCCGAACTCGCCAGTATAGAGAACACTGGTCAGCATCTATGCCTCTGATTTTATGATCTCAATATAAGTTGGGTCGATTATCCAGCTAGCCCATACCTTGTCTTCGATCACTTCATTATCACGGTATGGTAGGTTTATCCAAATCGCTTCTTTTTCATCAAATAACAGATGCAATGCTATGAACCTATTACCGTGAACTTTTTTTAGAAAATCCTCTTTTGATCTTGCAGTTGGGGTGGTCATAGGATAATTTTTACATTTCTCATCAAAATTTGGTCGTTGAATCTTTATTCGCTTTTTGAGATTCTGTTCCATATCCACTATGGGAGGTCCCATAATTTGCACTTTTAACGAAATATTCATTGGAGTGTTTGTGAATATTCGGTTGAATGTATTATCGTCTATGGGCCCTGTGATTTTTCCGAATATCTTGTTTTCAGTCCTTTCCCCCATTTCCTGTATTTTTTTTATCACATTATCCAGCCCCCTTACAGTCCATATTTCCTGCCTGAGCATTTCCTGGTTCTCGTCATAAACAGGTTCGAGCATATCTGTTACAAATTTAACAGATTCGCTGATCCTGGAAATAAGTAAATTACCTGCAGAACTGGCAGCGGTTTCAGGATGTTTTGCCCGGTATTTTTTTGGTCTATCTGTAGTGGAGTCGATCCAGCCTTTGTTTTTCAGTCCATCCAGTGTCCTGTATACAATGGCATGCTGCACATTGATTATCTTGCTGATTTCCTCTGCTGTCATCACTCCTCCGACAACCAGTGAATAGTAGGCCTGGGCTTCCTTGTGAGTAAGGTCGAGATTTAGCAGAGCGCTTAATAATTGTTTGTCCATTAAGTCTGCGTTCTTTATTATCATTATTATGTTGATAATTACTGAAAAACTATATATCTTTTTGGATTAATATTCTGTTTGATTGTATCACCAATATAGTTATATATCGGAATCTACTAAAATCATATAGTAAAATTCGTGGAGGTTTAAGTAAATGGCTGTAATGGAAAATGGTGAAAAATATATGTGTAATATCTGTGGAAATGAAGTCACAGTGACAAAAGTTGGGGGAGGAACTTTAGTGTGTTGCGGTGAAGATATGGAGTTGCTGAAGTAACTCTGTTTTGCAAAGTGTGGCAGCTATTTGATTTTTTCAAGCTGAGATCTATTTGAAATATGCAGGAGAAATTAGCATGAGTGAATATAAAGAAATTCTTAGTAATATTGAGGAAAAGGAGCACCTGGAGTTGCAACATGCAGAGAAGATTTGAAATTATTAAAATTAAAGAGGTATAAATTATGGCAGAAAAGAATTTCTTTCTTGGAATGAACAAGCCTGAAGATAGTGTGAACCTAAATGAAACTGAGAAAAAACATACACCAGTGATCGAGGCACCGGACAATATCAAAGCCGGAGAGCCATTTGAGGTAACAGTAATTGTCGGAACAATTCTTCACGTAATGGAACCAGCACATCATATCCAGTGGATCGATGTATATGCCGGCGAGAATTATCTTACAAAGGTCGTATTTACTCCAGGTTTTTCAAAACCTAAGGCTACTTTGACAGTAGTATTGGATTCTATAGGAAAAACATCACTCAAAGCAGTTGAAAGATGTAATA
The window above is part of the Methanosarcinales archaeon genome. Proteins encoded here:
- a CDS encoding class II SORL domain-containing protein produces the protein MAEKNFFLGMNKPEDSVNLNETEKKHTPVIEAPDNIKAGEPFEVTVIVGTILHVMEPAHHIQWIDVYAGENYLTKVVFTPGFSKPKATLTVVLDSIGKTSLKAVERCNIHGMWENTKNISVV
- a CDS encoding DUF166 domain-containing protein yields the protein MLTSVLYTGEFGKKVVSNLVNPSMFCVSCGDLCDKCRSLRQSFADRIVEVHELPSDLPDFIEEPEDFIPLMGACDLILAIGIHPDLLTGLPKLATSTGAKAVIVPVDEPGWAPLGLQKQIQDKLESMGVESEFPKPFCSLKKTGKPVIDEFVDMGFGKPELVIELSEDGRMINHVVVLRDAPCGCTWFVAKKLKWTDTADYKEMVSETHHAYPCTASMERDTQLGDTILHKAGYIIREAVEKGMGNKDI
- a CDS encoding proteasome assembly chaperone family protein, with the translated sequence MEITMYKFKEMNLQNATIINGFPSTNIINSIVASYLINTLNLDQICGLDADEFPPVTMVYDSKPKLPARIYASEEAKIVVFLSEFTPYPPMARDIARMVLSFAKESGCSRIVSPEIQVMEEDGFKVLGVGSTEAAREELKKLKLEPLMNGIIPGISGVLLNMGKVQDINVLVPIAQRGKSISDARMAAHIIEFIDELIPTIKIDIEPLLSEAEGLEKHLKGLRKQAAKPEDPYGMYR
- a CDS encoding desulfoferrodoxin FeS4 iron-binding domain-containing protein encodes the protein MAVMENGEKYMCNICGNEVTVTKVGGGTLVCCGEDMELLK